Within candidate division WOR-3 bacterium, the genomic segment ATATCTAAATCATCTTCTTTTCTGCCTGATGCCAATCTACAGGGACAGGCTTGATAGCCATAACGCCTTTGATTGATGATTAATGATTTTACGAGTTGTTTTGTAAAATCTATATCAGGATTGAGGTGATAACCACCCTCCTCTGCCTCTTTGTTTAATCGTTTATATAATTGTTCAATCTCTGCTTCTGCAATATTTTCTTTACTATCAGCCATAGAACCTCCTGAATATATTTAGATGAATGTCACCCCAGGTAAATTTTTAAAATGTGGGTCAGAGGTAACTAATTTACAATTTTCGTTTTTCGCTGTGGCATAAATGACTGCATCAGCCATAGGAAGTGAATACTTTAAACTCAGTTCTGCAGCAGTCCGGGCAATTTCAGCAGTTAAATCAACAATCTTTGTCTTTATCATCTGTGCAT encodes:
- a CDS encoding type II toxin-antitoxin system VapC family toxin: MIIVDSFGWIEYLIDGPKAQDYEKYLLKPSKIITPTIILYEVYKKVRQERKESDALIIYAQMIKTKIVDLTAEIARTAAELSLKYSLPMADAVIYATAKNENCKLVTSDPHFKNLPGVTFI